The DNA sequence GTGGCTCTATAAAACGTACAAATGATTTTCTGTTTTCATATCACCATTATctatgcgttaatttttggaaGACTCTTTACTGACGGGTATTAAATGAAGTCTGCGTTGAATTTATGAAATATATACAATGCTACTGTTCTGAAGTTTAGCCGCAGAAACAATCGAAGTCAGTGCGAGCTACATTAAAACCCACCTGTTTTTTGAAGCAGAGCACGGTAAAGCCTCTGGTAACCAATCCCAGCGGTGTCTTCGTTGATCGAAAGACAAGATTCGTCTGCATGAACAACAAAGATAGCATAATGCATTACCAGGTGAGGTAATGTCCTTTCGCACAGCCTCAGTCATTCGTTGCAGGCCAAAACATAGAAGATCAACCGAGATTTTGAAGCCATATTTGTCGCCTGCCTCAAGCAAAAGCTTCTCAACTGTCTCTAAACTATAAATGTTGTCAcagttaaaaagataaaacctTTTCTGCTGGTACGACAGGTCGGATCGCCTGATAGCTGCAAGCTGACTGTGGTCATTTAATTGGGCATTTCCCGGAAATGTTAAGGCGCCATCCGCGAATGCGCGCGCACCCATtgcaaatatttcttttttaggtAGTTCAAGCAACCACGACCAAGATGACAGTGAAAACGTCACCAGAACCCAAAGGGCGTTCTTTCAGACTTTATCCTGACATGATTATTCCGATCCGCGTTTCTCAATAAACCGAAAgctgaagattttttttatttaccccTGGCAATCTTCCGTACACCTTTACAGTATGGCTCTTACGAGGTACacagaaaattttttaaaagtgtttctcTAAAGTAAAGCCTTAGTTCAGAACAAGATTCTGCTGCCGGGCCCAGCGTGGGTTCGATTCATCTGTTTCAGTGTATCTCCAACTAATTCTTTTTTCCAGAACATCACTGAACCGGAAGTGGACGCGAATTGTTCATGTTATAGGTTGCTATGACAACCTTGGTGTGAGGCAGTTTCAACCAGTAATGAATAACCTCCTTACTTTCCTTAATTAACTGAATAAGACTTAATACTTAGTTTGCTCAGTGGACTAAACGCTTTGGAAATCTTGGgtttttttaaatgattgaCAGTACACTGGTACAACCAACACAATAAAACACAAGCATAGCTAACAACTTAATTTTTATTCTGTTCTAGCCAttatgaagaagaaaaaaattaaaatcacttATGCACTTCTACATAATTGAATTACGTTgtaaaattcttcttttttgtaatttttttaaatgaaattgtGTCTTATCCCCACCTCCTACTATTTTCCGGTGTGAGGAGGCTCACTTCCCGCTTTCCAGCCGGCTTAAACAGGAAATTCTGTTTTTCATCCGACACTCGACATAGTCAGTTTAACCTACACTATTTGAAGTTGGTTTATTGTTACAGTGTAAACAAATTTGCAGACGAGACTGAACTGCAGCCCTAGCTACACCCGCAATCACACCTATCCTTACCACCGTTACGCTAATCGTGCCCGAAAACAAAAGTTCACTTGCAAAACATTTATAACGTTAAATCTTCGGGCCATGCAGCATATCTCGCACTGAAATACACGGTCTTGATAGAAGACAGAAAACAACTGAAAAGTGGTAGAATTAAAAGAGGGTTTACATACCTCCTAAAATATGAGTACTACGTCATGAACAACATTTATGCTGACGAAACTGAACCGCATCTACACCTGCAGTCACAcctatatacagctatttcgagaaaggttgtcggaaaaagtgcacgcgacaatcctgaaaggtattGCGGGTGGGTTTGAgtgcactgttcttcaaagaaatttgaaagaatggtatGGGATGTTTGCGATGTTATGTTTGCCAATGCCAAAGGAAAGCAGccaaagtaggttcgacagctacggTCGTTAGGAAAagcgtattgatcatatcccatatcacctttcgggattgtcgagtgcaaatttttttccgacaacctttctcgaaataactGTATATCACTGTTGCGCCAGCGTGCCCGAAAGATTTTTCGGACCCTGagaaaatataagtattaaGCCATAAAGGCAGGTTGCACATAATGCTCACTGTTGGAATGTCGCTGGTTTTTGACAAAACAGACTCGCTGATCGACCTTAGTCTTCTCTTCATCGCCAGAGGCCAATAGGCCACTTttgaattattaaaattcagcatgatagcgAGTCTCAAGGACAAAGACATGTCGTCTAAGTAGCGTGAATTgtaatatatcgaaattggtgGGCGCCTGGACTCGTATATTTTTTTGCACCTTACCCCGCCGTTAGAATCTGTCTCTTCAAGAAGGAATTAGAGACCCATCTACCAAGAAGCCATAAGCTAGGGACTATCTCTAATGTGCTCAGGAGATGTTTTTTCCCAATTTATCAGCTAAGTTGATAGGGTACATTGGCCCCAACAGGAAGGTATGAAACTACTAACGGTCACCAATCTACCATAACAATTTAGTTGATTaaaccaaatctttttttttaactgcccCTTACCGGAGCAACAACATGCACTGTTCCTATAGAAACTAACCCCACTTATTCATCGATTGCCTTAAGCTTTTTCCCACAACTTATTCAGCTCATCTTCTATCTCTTAGCCGGAATGTATGATACAGCACTTTCAACTCTTGTCAAAGGAACCAGTAATTCGAATAGCTAAATAAGTAAACAAACATGGCATCCAATGGAAAAGTGTGCCTAAAATTTACTTTAATCATGGAAAGCTCTTGTAGTCAGGAGGCTCCGTATTTTCAACAGGGCTTTTCTCAGCTCTACCTCGAGGCTCGGATGTGGATCTCTTGAGACTTTCCCTCTGAGCCTGTCTCATCTTGACCGACAGCTCTCCACACTTCAAAGCTCGCTCTAACATCTTCAGCACTTCCTTCTTGTACGCTGGGTCAAACTCTTTATCAGGTATCGagttcgcgatcatgaagacaTTCCGCGGCTCACTTCCAGTGACATCTCTCGCCGCTtcctttaacttttttctttgttcgcCAGGGTTTGGCATACTCCGCACTTCATCGTCAAAAGTAATGACCGTAATGATCGTGATAACTATgataaaagaaacagaaaaacaaaacaaaaaccaaactaGACATCAGGCTGACAGTCGCATGTAGCTTGCTTGGCAGGCGTTTTGCAGGAAGGAGAAAGGACGAATTAAGGCGGGACAGGAAGGCTCCCTGCATGTTTCGCACGCATTCCTCGTACTCACTCTCCCTAATTCCCACCGTCCATTTCTCTCTTATCAAAAGCTCAAACTAtgtcagtggcggatccaggggagggaccCGGGgcacccgccccccccccccccccacttattTCTAGACCAAACTTAGGCCCGAAGGGCTAATAGCAAAACATATATTCGAatgctttgaaaaaaggaaaggggaagacGGCAAAAAGTAAATACTCTAGGACTTAATTGATTAATAACTTATTAGCCATAtggttaggaattttttgttgtttgaaattttagttatttggaaatagctgatatactatttattgtataagactccaaataaataaaacatgtgtCATGTGTCatggccgaaaaaaaatttttggagaccgtcccccccccccccccccccccctcagcCCCCGTGATCCGTTTTGTCCAAAgaagacttttttttctctacacATTGCCTTAATAAAGTGCATTTCACTCGGATTTCGTGTGCTACTGGGACCGTGCCAATTTACCTATCCATCTATCTCCCACTGGCTCTTCAAATAAGATGAAGTCTCGGCTTttcagcctgttccaggcgttcagataatAGAGTGGGGTGCTGAGTCAAAGAGCAAGACAAAATAAGAAGCCTGAGAGAGGGAGAGAGGCAGGAACTTAGCCATCACTTCCTTCTCCACCCCCTCGCTGCTTACGCCACCTGGCGCTGtccccacaatctgaacgcctggaacaggctacggtCCTCTGCATAGCCCTTTCTGAAAAGCATCTAGTGTTCTCGATCGGGATTATTCGAAATTCGCGGGGATCATTGGGGGGATTAAGGGATTGAGTTAAACCCTTTTTTGTCGATTTAGCCGCTAAAAAGAACCTTTGTATAGGAAATGTGCCTCAGTTTGAGAAATATTAAGGACTCACTTTGTTCTCTCATCTGGTGTTGAACAAACTTGATTATCTCCTGGTACTTTCCAGTTTCAAATCTAACATCGTTAGCTTTAATCACCCACAGTATCACATGCATTTGGTCAGCAATGGGCTTTTTTTTTAGCCTGTGAGCACCGACCCCTCCTTCTACTGCTTTTGCAGCACTCGTGTAATCTCGCGTCAGATCATCTCCAGGTCGCTCAATGCCATAAATAATGCGAAACAGCTCCCCTATACAACCGAAACATAAGTATTTTAGACTTAAGTTTCCTCCAATATCACTTATCCAGTACTGAAAGCTGTATAGTTTAAATGGTCGAGCAGCAGAGTTAACAGCCCAAGACCCCATTCAGTTCCCAAGAGGGTCAACACTCAAAGTCTTGGAATAACTGAGGAGAAGATTTTGCCTTCTTTTGCACAAATCGTATGAACGAATAACGGAAAGACCTCTCTGTGGCGACTGGCGAGCAATAAAACCACTAGGCGTTGTATCAGTGACCACCCCTTGTCCTTGATTTTGTGTGGGTATATTGTGGGGAGAGAACTTATATTTTATGAAGCTTTCCAACGGAATGGAATATATTTTTGGTTTCCCCACATAAATGGTAAGCAACCCTAATGTTTATGCTTGCAACTTTACCTATAAATAATAAAGCTTTGAAAAACGACTTGCTTCCGGGGTCCTTCCGGGAATCAAGACAAGTACAGTCACCCTCCGCATCTACTAGAACATCCCTCACCCCATCCCtctcaacttcttgttttatcctcaaaatagcaaaaacgatggacaaaataaaatttccagGAAAGTGAGGTTTTTACAGTTGCTGTCGTTATACGTATCGCTTAGTGAAACATCAACGCTATCAGTTTCACTTTATGAATTTTTCCACTTggttaagaaacaaaaataatggttCTACACGCCGGATTAAAAAACACATACCGtattttccaaatttaaaatgatttaGGAGTGAAAGATTTTGTACCTTCCTCTATCCTGCCAAGATCAAAAAATCCTCTAGTGTCATAGATGGTGACAAAGTTCGGCAGATCACAAGCTTCTAAAATC is a window from the Porites lutea chromosome 10, jaPorLute2.1, whole genome shotgun sequence genome containing:
- the LOC140951024 gene encoding uncharacterized protein, which gives rise to MAPIEPPAREIEQLVERLIEYRVGAYERFDDARHGEMDGFRLNIVLFGMAGSGKSALINTIFECLETGTRPAVTQTTGREGTKILEACDLPNFVTIYDTRGFFDLGRIEEGELFRIIYGIERPGDDLTRDYTSAAKAVEGGVGAHRLKKKPIADQMHVILWVIKANDVRFETGKYQEIIKFVQHQMREQIITIITVITFDDEVRSMPNPGEQRKKLKEAARDVTGSEPRNVFMIANSIPDKEFDPAYKKEVLKMLERALKCGELSVKMRQAQRESLKRSTSEPRGRAEKSPVENTEPPDYKSFP